A section of the Pseudovibrio sp. M1P-2-3 genome encodes:
- a CDS encoding ABZJ_00895 family protein, with protein MSDKELNYFRLTLRFVMVILLVNIAMFATEFVTVHFFQTSLPLEHVGRVIAILAGMLVGQKVYERHQIRLKGKPLHKLTALCFASLMLISAGLIAITIADLIKEESALVLLIKENATLFASLLIGVAALTYFMILWGIKLGGWTAYKHEQRRLKKVG; from the coding sequence ATGAGTGATAAAGAACTCAACTATTTCAGGCTGACCCTACGCTTTGTCATGGTCATCCTTCTCGTAAACATTGCCATGTTTGCGACTGAATTTGTAACCGTTCATTTCTTCCAGACTTCCTTGCCTCTAGAGCACGTGGGAAGGGTGATTGCCATACTGGCCGGAATGTTGGTGGGACAGAAAGTTTATGAGAGGCATCAAATACGCCTTAAAGGCAAACCCCTTCATAAGCTGACAGCACTGTGTTTTGCCTCGCTGATGCTTATCTCTGCTGGTTTGATTGCTATAACCATAGCCGACCTCATAAAAGAAGAGTCTGCGCTGGTGCTGCTCATTAAAGAGAACGCAACCCTTTTTGCCTCTTTGTTGATTGGTGTTGCTGCACTTACTTATTTCATGATCTTGTGGGGCATAAAGCTTGGCGGCTGGACAGCGTATAAGCATGAGCAGAGACGGTTGAAGAAAGTGGGTTAG
- a CDS encoding IS630 family transposase (programmed frameshift), with translation MSAIPLRRDYDASSLRTLACQSKDVRQSRRLLALAAVYDGLSRLEAARMGGMDRQTLRDWVHRFNAEGPQGLYNRKIPGRARWLNKEQMAEFADLVEAGPDLQQHGVIRWRRRDLQVVIEQKFGASYSERAISSLLRVLGFSRVSVRPQHPAQDEQVMETYKKNFHARLKEIKARLPSQTSMEIWWQDEARIGQKNGLTRRWAKKGTRPRAPSDGRYQSTYVFGAICPALGKGVALVLLKANTNVIQLHLAEISRNITKGAHAVVLMDQAGWHTTAKLKLPDNITILLLPPRSPEFNPVENVWQYLRQNWLSNRTFQDYQEIVDAACSAWNKLIQQPHTITSIGRRNWAHTGQL, from the exons ATGTCAGCGATCCCATTGCGCCGAGACTATGATGCTTCTTCGTTACGAACTCTTGCTTGTCAAAGTAAGGATGTCAGGCAGAGCCGCCGCCTTCTTGCTCTTGCTGCTGTTTATGATGGGTTGTCGCGCTTGGAGGCGGCACGCATGGGCGGCATGGACCGCCAAACACTGCGAGACTGGGTGCATCGGTTTAACGCAGAAGGGCCGCAGGGCCTGTACAATCGTAAGATCCCAGGCCGTGCCCGGTGGTTAAATAAAGAGCAAATGGCTGAATTTGCAGATCTGGTTGAGGCTGGACCTGATTTACAACAGCACGGCGTAATTCGCTGGCGGCGGCGAGATCTGCAAGTTGTGATCGAGCAGAAGTTTGGGGCCAGTTATAGCGAAAGGGCTATTTCAAGCCTCCTCAGAGTTCTGGGGTTTTCTCGGGTCAGCGTTCGGCCACAGCACCCGGCACAGGACGAGCAAGTTATGGAGACATATAAAAAGA ACTTCCATGCCCGGCTTAAAGAAATAAAAGCGCGCTTGCCCTCACAAACATCCATGGAAATCTGGTGGCAGGACGAAGCCCGCATTGGTCAAAAAAATGGGCTCACCAGAAGGTGGGCAAAAAAAGGAACGAGACCACGGGCTCCCAGCGACGGGCGCTATCAATCAACCTATGTATTCGGTGCCATCTGCCCCGCCCTCGGCAAAGGGGTTGCTCTTGTTTTGCTCAAAGCCAATACAAATGTCATACAGTTACATCTGGCAGAGATCAGCCGAAACATTACCAAAGGGGCGCACGCAGTGGTCCTGATGGATCAAGCGGGTTGGCATACAACAGCAAAACTGAAGTTGCCTGATAATATAACCATCTTGCTGCTCCCACCCCGTTCTCCGGAGTTCAACCCGGTTGAAAATGTTTGGCAGTACTTACGGCAAAACTGGCTCTCTAACCGAACCTTTCAAGACTACCAGGAAATTGTCGATGCCGCCTGTTCCGCTTGGAATAAGCTTATTCAACAACCCCACACAATCACATCAATCGGTAGACGAAATTGGGCGCATACAGGTCAATTATAA
- a CDS encoding glutathione S-transferase N-terminal domain-containing protein, translating into MKIILYAAEGSNSSERVEWALCHKAIAYERVEVAPEELKTSYLTINPFGYVPAISLDGEIICESLAIIECLEELFPKRPLLPYDPIKRAKVRQVCEYVNSTIHPAQNRSVLSFLRPELYQRHLFLTRDEDSQIT; encoded by the coding sequence ATGAAAATCATTCTTTATGCTGCAGAGGGCTCCAACAGCTCTGAAAGGGTTGAATGGGCTCTTTGCCATAAGGCAATCGCTTATGAGCGGGTTGAGGTCGCTCCGGAGGAACTAAAGACTAGCTACCTGACAATCAACCCTTTTGGATACGTGCCCGCTATCTCGCTGGATGGAGAAATCATCTGCGAATCTCTTGCCATCATCGAGTGTCTGGAGGAGCTGTTCCCTAAACGGCCTCTGCTGCCATATGATCCCATTAAACGGGCAAAGGTACGCCAAGTCTGCGAGTATGTGAACAGCACCATACACCCTGCCCAGAACAGGAGCGTCCTTTCCTTTTTGCGGCCTGAGTTATACCAACGGCACCTGTTTTTGACTCGGGATGAGGATTCCCAAATCACTTGA
- a CDS encoding MATE family efflux transporter, which translates to MSSTSQAVKRTSNYNLWTQECRSILTLGLPLVGAQLAQMGISISDTVMVGWLGTEQLAALVLATQLGLVIHLTGYGILGAVLPLASTAEGKGDKAEVRRVTRMGLWWALLLALIATPVLWFTEPIFLAFGQEPEVSRLASEYLRIFLWSYYFSMAVIAFRGFFSSIGKTTVLLWANIVGVLLNILFNYILIFGALGIPAYGIHGAAAASLVTYAGMLSFLLAYVYWEPKARSYDLLTRFWKADFPKMVEIFKLGYPIALMFLSDVGVFIVAAFFMGWIGAVEVAAHGIALQVVSIIYMIPMGISNAGTVRVGQALGRKDKQGITLSGWSIILMAMVITLTGTLLLWLFSDQVLALYIEESNPDIVELSATATTLLLIGTAFLMADGVQVAASAALRGLSDTKVPMYIGLFCYWGISATLAYALGFWVELGAMGIWIGLSTGLFVTATLFSLRFYNREKLGLAG; encoded by the coding sequence ATGAGTTCAACCAGTCAGGCTGTTAAGCGCACCAGTAACTACAACCTATGGACGCAAGAATGCCGTTCCATTCTGACACTTGGGCTGCCACTGGTTGGAGCTCAGCTCGCTCAAATGGGAATTAGCATTTCAGATACAGTTATGGTGGGCTGGCTGGGAACAGAGCAACTTGCTGCGCTTGTGCTGGCAACTCAGCTGGGGCTTGTAATCCACCTCACTGGCTATGGTATTTTAGGGGCTGTTCTTCCTTTGGCCTCAACGGCTGAAGGTAAAGGTGATAAAGCTGAAGTGCGGCGGGTAACCCGCATGGGTTTATGGTGGGCCCTTTTGCTTGCACTCATCGCCACCCCTGTCCTTTGGTTCACAGAACCTATCTTTCTGGCTTTTGGGCAAGAACCGGAGGTCTCCCGACTTGCGAGCGAATATCTGCGTATATTCCTGTGGTCCTATTATTTCAGTATGGCAGTTATCGCATTCAGAGGGTTTTTCTCTTCCATCGGGAAAACCACCGTTCTTCTATGGGCCAACATTGTCGGCGTACTCTTGAACATCCTGTTCAATTATATTCTAATTTTCGGAGCTCTTGGCATTCCCGCCTATGGCATTCACGGGGCTGCAGCCGCGTCTCTTGTCACCTATGCGGGCATGCTCTCGTTTCTTCTTGCCTATGTTTACTGGGAGCCCAAAGCCCGCAGCTATGATCTGCTCACCCGCTTCTGGAAAGCCGACTTTCCTAAAATGGTGGAGATTTTCAAACTGGGGTACCCAATCGCTCTCATGTTCCTAAGTGATGTGGGCGTGTTCATTGTCGCCGCCTTCTTTATGGGGTGGATCGGCGCGGTGGAAGTTGCCGCCCATGGCATCGCCCTTCAGGTTGTCTCCATTATCTACATGATACCAATGGGCATTTCCAATGCAGGAACCGTGCGCGTGGGGCAGGCGCTGGGCCGAAAAGACAAGCAAGGCATCACCCTGTCCGGCTGGTCCATCATCTTAATGGCCATGGTTATAACCCTCACGGGTACCCTGCTACTCTGGCTATTTTCCGATCAGGTGCTTGCCCTTTATATCGAGGAGAGCAATCCGGACATTGTGGAGCTGAGCGCCACTGCAACAACACTTCTTCTCATCGGAACCGCCTTTCTTATGGCAGATGGTGTACAAGTTGCCGCCTCGGCGGCTCTACGGGGCCTGTCCGACACCAAGGTTCCCATGTATATTGGCCTATTCTGCTATTGGGGAATAAGCGCAACGCTTGCATATGCTCTTGGATTTTGGGTGGAACTTGGCGCCATGGGCATCTGGATAGGCCTATCAACTGGCCTGTTCGTCACCGCAACCCTCTTCTCCCTGCGCTTTTATAATCGCGAGAAACTGGGGCTGGCCGGGTAG
- a CDS encoding acyl-CoA thioesterase, producing the protein MTLATENFLKLLELEKIGDNHFRGLPPKPPRSRLFGSPILSLATMGARQTVEPSKELHSIHGYFMRAGDPVTPIDIHVDRTRDGRSFDTRHLLMSQGETPIFSMSASFHVHEEGSGHQDEMPSVPQPEELANTEQLLEKYGDKTEGLARFWSVERPLEIRPVQPEHYLTNDILPPYQNTWIKASSALPDDVIVHQCWLAYASDHSVLDTALFPYGRQCYNTDIMIFSLDHAIWFHRPFKADEWLLFSQDTPSKAAGRGFSRGKFFTREGALVASVAQEGLIRFKEER; encoded by the coding sequence ATGACGCTAGCAACCGAGAACTTTTTGAAACTCCTTGAGCTGGAGAAGATAGGGGACAATCATTTCCGCGGATTACCCCCAAAACCTCCGCGCTCGCGCCTGTTTGGCTCCCCTATTCTCTCACTGGCTACCATGGGAGCCCGCCAAACAGTTGAGCCCAGCAAAGAGCTTCACTCCATACACGGCTATTTCATGCGAGCGGGAGATCCAGTGACGCCTATCGATATTCATGTTGACCGGACAAGGGATGGCAGAAGCTTCGATACGCGCCACCTGCTGATGTCTCAGGGCGAAACACCAATTTTCTCCATGTCCGCCTCTTTTCATGTCCATGAGGAAGGTTCAGGTCACCAAGACGAGATGCCGTCCGTTCCCCAACCTGAAGAGTTAGCAAACACTGAACAGCTTCTCGAAAAATACGGAGATAAAACAGAAGGGCTGGCGCGGTTCTGGTCAGTGGAGCGCCCATTGGAAATTCGTCCAGTGCAACCAGAGCATTATCTCACAAATGACATTCTACCACCCTATCAAAACACTTGGATCAAGGCTTCTTCTGCTTTGCCTGATGATGTCATTGTGCACCAATGCTGGTTAGCTTACGCCTCGGATCATTCAGTACTTGATACAGCGTTATTCCCCTATGGGCGCCAATGCTACAACACAGATATCATGATTTTCAGTCTGGATCACGCCATCTGGTTCCATAGGCCATTTAAAGCCGATGAGTGGCTTCTCTTTTCGCAAGATACTCCAAGTAAGGCAGCCGGACGGGGTTTTTCGCGCGGCAAGTTCTTCACACGTGAAGGAGCGTTGGTTGCATCTGTTGCTCAAGAAGGGCTTATTCGCTTTAAAGAGGAAAGATAG
- a CDS encoding acyl-CoA thioesterase: MTTALEDFLELMKLEQLEENVFRAPPQKKNRLRLMGGPIIAQGLMAASLTVPEDRKIHSLHSYFVKAGKLGPPIDYHVERVRDGKSFSKRRLSAYQDDTILFTWTGSFQVLEEGLEHHDPMPDVPMPEELKTTEEIVQQFGKEIPMFLKLFWSPGRPIDMKPVDLEHYLTSHELPSFQNIWLKCRESLPEGPHLHNCLLALASDSTLLDTALYPHGLHAYDMPSMHAMSIDHAMWFHHPVKADEWILYSQDSPNASNGRGFCRGKFYSRDGTLIASTCQEGLIRQVDKNKI; the protein is encoded by the coding sequence ATGACAACGGCTCTAGAAGACTTTCTGGAACTTATGAAACTGGAGCAGCTGGAAGAGAATGTTTTCCGCGCTCCGCCCCAAAAGAAAAACAGACTGCGGTTGATGGGTGGCCCAATCATTGCCCAAGGGCTTATGGCCGCCTCTTTAACTGTGCCTGAAGACAGGAAGATACACTCTCTCCATAGTTACTTCGTCAAGGCGGGAAAACTGGGCCCTCCAATCGACTACCATGTGGAGAGAGTTCGAGATGGCAAGAGTTTCAGCAAGAGGCGGTTGAGCGCCTATCAAGATGACACTATCCTTTTTACTTGGACCGGCTCCTTTCAGGTTTTGGAAGAGGGGCTGGAACATCACGACCCTATGCCTGATGTGCCCATGCCGGAAGAGCTGAAAACAACAGAGGAAATTGTTCAGCAGTTCGGAAAAGAAATTCCGATGTTTCTCAAATTATTCTGGTCACCGGGGCGCCCCATAGACATGAAGCCGGTCGATCTGGAACATTACCTGACGAGCCATGAGCTTCCCTCCTTTCAAAACATCTGGCTGAAGTGCCGTGAGAGTTTGCCGGAAGGCCCCCACCTGCATAACTGCCTGCTCGCTTTGGCCTCCGACTCAACTTTACTGGATACGGCTTTGTATCCCCATGGTCTCCATGCCTATGATATGCCCAGTATGCACGCCATGAGCATTGATCATGCAATGTGGTTTCACCATCCGGTAAAGGCGGACGAGTGGATACTCTATTCGCAAGACAGCCCCAACGCCTCGAATGGGCGAGGATTTTGTAGAGGCAAGTTTTATAGCCGTGATGGCACCTTGATCGCGTCCACCTGTCAAGAAGGGCTTATCCGTCAAGTGGACAAGAATAAAATATAA
- a CDS encoding DUF411 domain-containing protein, which yields MVNSSQITASAAQPSGAEVKPQESLNETISIYKSTNCDSWNQWAFQLHQAGFQVNVHEVDELPQTCNVVGLPEKHGKTHAAFYGNYILEGPVPVEAIKKLGEWNPRIKGIFYGGDAKKSEHPRPDTSDAKTIIAFGGHLKFPEVFMRL from the coding sequence ATGGTTAATTCTAGCCAAATCACTGCATCCGCGGCCCAACCTTCGGGAGCTGAAGTCAAGCCGCAAGAGTCACTGAATGAGACAATCTCCATCTACAAATCAACCAATTGCGATAGCTGGAATCAATGGGCATTCCAACTGCACCAAGCAGGGTTTCAGGTCAATGTTCACGAAGTGGATGAACTTCCTCAAACCTGCAATGTTGTGGGCCTGCCCGAAAAACATGGCAAAACGCATGCAGCGTTTTATGGAAACTACATTCTTGAAGGTCCTGTTCCTGTTGAGGCAATAAAAAAGCTGGGGGAATGGAATCCGAGAATTAAGGGTATTTTCTACGGGGGCGATGCAAAGAAAAGTGAACACCCCCGTCCTGACACATCGGATGCAAAAACAATTATTGCCTTCGGTGGACACCTAAAATTCCCCGAAGTCTTTATGCGGCTGTGA
- a CDS encoding MFS transporter has translation MRGYFVAAHTDSSHTLAFICGTVLLNAIGAGLIIPVTPTLVSSLGSYSIAEAAIWGGYIAAIYAVMQFLCGPTLGALSDRFGRRPILLLSLAVLAADYMVMTLTSNLWVLFSGRLLAGIASATYATAYAATSDISPCTKRATRFGLVGAFIGFGYVIGPVIGGILGSMGLRVPFYSAAALTALTLTYGLFYLPETLPRGKRRTVVWRKANPVGALLQAASHPVLVWFFAAMFLFQFANFVYAAVWPYYTIEGFKWTTAQVGLSLAVVGLGFSGVKGGLIRWAIPRHGETNTALYGFGFSIAALIGFAFAPNTWTVVALLPLSALGAMLPPALTALMCNTVSDDQQGAIQGALTSIIGLTLVLSTLIMTRLFTFFTSDSTAPYYPGAPFLLAAILMFIAIIPFKVAIKKSEYAL, from the coding sequence TTGCGTGGATACTTCGTGGCTGCCCACACCGACAGTTCTCATACGCTCGCATTCATATGCGGCACGGTGCTTTTGAACGCCATTGGTGCAGGGCTGATAATTCCTGTTACACCCACACTGGTTTCCAGCCTTGGAAGCTACTCCATTGCAGAGGCCGCCATCTGGGGGGGCTATATTGCCGCGATATATGCAGTAATGCAGTTCTTGTGCGGGCCCACGCTGGGCGCGCTGTCTGACAGGTTCGGACGTCGCCCCATACTCCTCCTGTCCCTCGCGGTGCTGGCAGCAGATTATATGGTCATGACCCTGACCAGTAACCTTTGGGTGCTCTTTAGCGGAAGGCTTCTTGCTGGAATTGCCAGCGCAACGTACGCAACAGCCTATGCCGCGACCTCTGATATATCCCCTTGTACAAAACGGGCAACCCGCTTCGGATTAGTGGGGGCCTTCATCGGATTTGGTTATGTTATCGGACCGGTCATCGGGGGCATATTAGGGTCCATGGGCTTACGGGTGCCCTTTTATAGCGCGGCAGCTTTAACAGCGCTCACGCTGACCTATGGTCTTTTCTATCTGCCTGAAACTTTGCCACGAGGCAAACGGCGCACCGTAGTGTGGCGCAAGGCGAACCCTGTTGGTGCCCTTCTCCAAGCTGCAAGCCATCCGGTTCTTGTGTGGTTTTTTGCGGCCATGTTCTTGTTCCAGTTTGCCAACTTCGTTTATGCGGCAGTATGGCCCTATTACACGATTGAGGGGTTCAAATGGACAACGGCCCAAGTCGGGCTTTCCCTTGCAGTGGTTGGATTGGGGTTTTCAGGCGTCAAGGGCGGTTTGATCCGCTGGGCCATTCCTCGCCACGGGGAAACAAACACGGCTCTTTATGGGTTTGGCTTTTCAATTGCGGCATTAATTGGCTTTGCTTTTGCCCCCAACACATGGACTGTTGTCGCTTTGTTGCCACTTTCTGCGCTTGGAGCCATGCTTCCACCGGCCCTTACCGCACTTATGTGCAACACAGTCAGCGATGACCAGCAAGGGGCAATACAGGGCGCGTTGACGTCAATTATCGGCCTTACGCTTGTCCTTTCGACGCTCATAATGACGCGGCTCTTCACATTTTTCACATCAGACAGCACAGCCCCTTATTATCCGGGGGCCCCGTTCCTTCTTGCTGCAATTCTTATGTTTATTGCCATAATTCCCTTCAAAGTTGCCATAAAAAAATCCGAGTATGCCCTGTAA
- a CDS encoding enoyl-CoA hydratase-related protein — MNFETLELSRDESGIATLQLNRPNKHNAMNALMMDELCAAADFLDDDEQTRVVVIKGSGKTFCAGGDLNWMKAQVSTNRDGKIKEASRLADMLKRLDDLKKPVIGQVGGNAFGGGLGLVSICDIVVATPNLRFALTETRLGLIPATIGLFVVRKIGEGAARQIFMNSKPFGTERAYKLGFVSEIVAEDKLEEAAYEEARAFLNCAPGAVKRAKDLCKHLARTSHENPLNYSVEELADCWESDEGSHGIDAFFAKEKPRWQS, encoded by the coding sequence ATGAATTTTGAAACCCTCGAACTCTCCAGAGACGAGAGTGGCATCGCTACATTGCAGTTAAACAGGCCCAACAAGCACAATGCCATGAATGCACTTATGATGGATGAACTGTGTGCGGCGGCGGATTTTCTGGATGATGATGAGCAAACCCGTGTTGTGGTGATCAAGGGGAGCGGTAAAACATTCTGCGCAGGCGGTGATCTCAACTGGATGAAGGCGCAGGTGAGTACGAACCGGGATGGCAAAATCAAAGAGGCATCACGCCTTGCCGATATGCTCAAACGGTTGGATGATCTCAAGAAGCCTGTGATTGGCCAAGTGGGCGGGAATGCTTTTGGCGGCGGTCTGGGTCTGGTGAGCATCTGCGATATTGTTGTGGCCACGCCAAACCTGCGCTTTGCCCTCACTGAAACGCGGCTCGGTCTTATTCCCGCGACAATTGGTCTCTTTGTTGTCCGCAAAATCGGCGAGGGAGCGGCGCGGCAGATATTTATGAACTCCAAGCCATTTGGCACTGAAAGAGCCTATAAACTGGGCTTTGTTTCTGAAATTGTTGCCGAGGACAAGCTGGAGGAAGCTGCCTATGAGGAGGCCCGTGCCTTCCTCAACTGTGCGCCCGGAGCCGTAAAGCGTGCCAAGGATCTTTGCAAACACCTTGCCCGCACCTCGCACGAGAACCCCTTGAATTATAGCGTGGAAGAGCTGGCGGATTGCTGGGAGAGTGACGAGGGCTCCCACGGTATTGATGCTTTCTTTGCAAAAGAAAAGCCCCGGTGGCAATCATAG
- a CDS encoding hydroxymethylglutaryl-CoA lyase gives MTNTLHIFEMGPRDGLQNEKVLIPTEEKITLINLLSKSGLKKIESASFVSPKWVPQMADGAEVLAGITRQSDVIYSALTPNMKGYERARQAKADEVAIFGSASEGFSKANINCTIEESLERFKPLVEAAKADGIPVRGYVSCVIACPYDGEIAPAQVAKVSRSLLDMGCYEISLGDTIGVGTPETTTHMLEAVLQEVPATHLAGHFHDTNNMALANIETALSFGLRVFDAAVGGLGGCPYAPGAKGNVNTLEVVDLAARLGFETGIDRAQLETAQHFILELKKAFQ, from the coding sequence GAAGAGAAAATCACCCTGATCAACCTACTTTCCAAAAGCGGGTTGAAGAAGATCGAGAGCGCCAGCTTTGTCTCGCCCAAATGGGTACCGCAAATGGCAGACGGGGCTGAGGTACTGGCAGGCATCACCCGTCAATCTGATGTCATTTACAGCGCGCTCACACCCAATATGAAAGGCTATGAGCGCGCCAGACAGGCAAAGGCAGATGAGGTGGCTATCTTCGGTTCTGCATCCGAGGGATTTTCGAAAGCCAACATCAATTGCACCATTGAGGAAAGTCTGGAGCGCTTCAAACCACTTGTGGAGGCGGCAAAGGCCGATGGCATTCCGGTACGTGGCTATGTTTCCTGCGTGATTGCCTGCCCCTATGACGGGGAAATCGCCCCCGCTCAAGTGGCAAAGGTAAGCCGCTCCCTTCTGGATATGGGATGCTATGAGATTTCTCTTGGCGATACCATCGGTGTGGGAACGCCAGAAACTACAACGCACATGCTGGAAGCAGTTTTGCAGGAAGTTCCAGCCACTCACCTTGCAGGGCACTTTCACGACACCAACAATATGGCGCTCGCCAACATAGAAACCGCCCTCTCCTTCGGCCTGCGTGTTTTTGATGCTGCGGTGGGCGGCCTCGGGGGCTGCCCGTATGCACCCGGAGCCAAAGGCAATGTGAACACACTTGAGGTGGTGGACCTTGCGGCACGCCTTGGATTTGAAACAGGAATAGACCGCGCACAGCTTGAGACAGCTCAACACTTTATCCTAGAATTGAAAAAGGCATTCCAATGA